In Apium graveolens cultivar Ventura chromosome 10, ASM990537v1, whole genome shotgun sequence, the following are encoded in one genomic region:
- the LOC141690712 gene encoding protein FAR1-RELATED SEQUENCE 5-like, protein MYAIRTQWIGAYTKQHISAGMTTTSRSESTNSFFDEYVQSSTGLKEFIENSQKAMEKQYLKEVKADYDSEQLERRLVLHSSLEMHTSEIYTKEMFKRFQKELIKSTCYIVNNVKNNGTYMSKLYLVEKATLPENCRRKYRVMVFMYEKIECSCKKFEHSGMICKHIIRYLDKKQKIKIPESLIMGRWTMNDNKIAGPLPYAPPGIGNDGASQLLRYGALCKSFQDLAVSGSCSVSRYKYLMGVIDREKRYLKDAFADEERRERTHEAKTQEDYQHDSIFDSPTLKTKGRKKRKRYKSGIETATSKIKIKPRKCNYCGAIRGEHDARNCPLREEHDRRNL, encoded by the coding sequence ATGTATGCTATTAGAACTCAATGGATTGGTGCTTACACGAAGCAACATATTTCCGCTGGCATGACTACAACTTCAAGAAGCGAGTCTACAAATTCTTTTTTTGATGAATATGTGCAATCATCTACCGGTTTGAAGGAATTCATTGAGAACTCCCAAAAGGCTATGGAGAAACAATATCTGAAGGAGGTTAAAGCTGATTATGATAGCGAACAATTGGAAAGGAGATTAGTTTTGCACTCATCCTTGGAAATGCATACTTCCGAAATCTACACGAAAGAAATGTTCAAACGGTTTCAAAAGGAGCTTATAAAAAGTACATGTTACATCGTGAACAATGTCAAAAACAATGGAACTTATATGTCGAAACTGTATTTGGTTGAGAAGGCTACCCTGCCGGAGAATTGCAGAAGAAAATATCGAGTGATGGTTTTCATGTATGAAAAAATTGAATGCTCGTGTAAGAAGTTTGAACATTCCGGGATGATTTGCAAACACATAATCCGTTATCTTGacaaaaaacaaaaaatcaaGATACCGGAAAGTCTCATCATGGGTAGGTGGACAATGAACGACAACAAAATTGCGGGGCCTCTTCCATATGCTCCTCCCGGTATTGGTAATGATGGTGCATCACAACTATTAAGGTATGGTGCATTGTGCAAATCTTTTCAAGATTTAGCTGTTTCCGGTAGTTGTTCTGTTTCACGGTATAAATACTTAATGGGTGTGATTGATAGAGAGAAGAGATACTTGAAAGATGCTTTTGCGGATGAAGAGCGTAGAGAAAGAACCCATGAGGCGAAAACTCAAGAGGACTACCAACATGATTCAATATTTGATTCTCCAACGTTGAAAACTAAAGGaaggaagaaaagaaaaagatataaaagtGGAATTGAGACGGCAACTTCAAAGATCAAGATCAAGCCTCGAAAGTGCAATTATTGTGGGGCGATCAGAGGAGAACATGATGCAAGAAACTGTCCCCTAAGGGAGGAGCATGATCGAAGAAATTTGTAG
- the LOC141690713 gene encoding protein FAR1-RELATED SEQUENCE 5-like translates to MTRSLIELFNKLGIETGKVMKFLSETKGGVENLGFSNQDVRNVIRDIRCRVFDSGDAECGLLFLRELQENSFGNFFYRVDVDDENRVRGLVWVDPRSMNAYKNFGDVVTFDSTYRTNRYCMPFIPITGVNRHYQNILFGFALVRDETEASYKWVLRTWLEVVDNKPPRTIITDQDIALGNAIAEVMPMPKTKHTYCTWHISSKFPEKLSYLYTNYPEFKTEFNACVYKSLSPTEFEG, encoded by the coding sequence ATGACGCGATCATTGATTGAGTTGTTTAACAAATTGGGAATTGAGACGGGCAAAGTAATGAAGTTTCTTAGCGAGACAAAGGGGGGTGTTGAAAATCTTGGTTTTTCTAATCAAGACGTACGTAATGTCATACGTGATATTCGGTGCCGAGTGTTTGATTCGGGTGATGCGGAGTGTGGATTACTTTTTTTACGAGAACTACAAGAAAATAGTTTTGGTAATTTCTTTTATCGGGTGGATGTAGATGATGAGAATCGTGTACGGGGTTTGGTGTGGGTTGATCCTCGGTCCATGAACGCGTACAAGAATTTTGGTGATGTGGTTACGTTTGATTCAACTTACCGGACGAATAGGTATTGTATGCCTTTCATACCTATTACGGGCGTAAACCGCCATTATCAAAATATACTATTTGGATTTGCACTTGTAAGGGATGAGACTGAGGCATCGTATAAGTGGGTTTTGAGAACATGGTTGGAAGTCGTCGATAATAAACCGCCTCGAACAATTATTACTGATCAAGACATTGCATTGGGAAATGCCATTGCCGAGGTCATGCCTATGCCAAAAACAAAGCATACGTATTGTACATGGCATATAAGTAGTAAGTTTCCCGAGAAGTTGTCTTATTTGTACACAAATTATCCGGAGTTCAAGACAGAGTTTAATGCATGTGTGTACAAGTCGTTGTCACCTACAGAATTTGAAGGTTAA